The Thermacetogenium phaeum DSM 12270 genome segment CAAACCGGAAAAGGCGCAGCAGGCCGTTATGCAGCTGTATAAGGAGAAAGGGGTCAATCCGATGTCAGGCTGCCTCCCCCTGCTGATCCAGATGCCGATCATTTTTGCGCTGTTCAGCTCACTGCGCCTGTTCTTTGATCCCAAGCTGCATCCTCCATACGTTGACCTGACCAAAGCCGGATTTCTCTGGATCGAAAATCTGGGACAGCCGGACCCCATCATCTTGCCTTTGCTGACGGTTGTGGTTACATTTGCCCAACAGTTTTTTACCAGTATGACCGCGTCCGGAAAAATCGATCCGACGCAGAGAACGATGCTCATCATCATGCCCCTCTTTATCGGCTGGATAGCACGAACGCTTCCCGCCGGGCTAACCCTTTACTGGGTGGTGTTCTCGCTGTTCAGCGCCGTTGAGACGCTTGTCATTAGAAGGATGTCGGGAGTTGCGAAGGGAGCAGGATCCAAGGCATGAAAGAGATGATCGTTGAAGGCAGCTCTGTGGAAGAGGCGGTCGAAAAGGCTTTAAAGGAGCTCAGTGTCGGGCGTGACGACGTGGAGATCGAGGTGTTAGAGGAGGGGTCACGAGGCTTTCTGGGCATCATCGGGGTTAAGTCGGCAAGGGTGCGCGTCAGGGTCGTCGATCAGCCGGATGTGGTGATTAGAAGCTTTTTGAAAGAAGTGTTCGATAAGATGGAGCTAGATGTGGAGCAGAGGATCTGGTTCGAGGACGGTTACTGGCGCGTGGAACTGT includes the following:
- a CDS encoding YidC/Oxa1 family membrane protein insertase encodes the protein MWNNIVQGFSEIIQAFYLATVWMKIPSYGLAIILFTIAVKIVLFPLTRLQMNSMRAMQELQPKIKEIQERYKNKPEKAQQAVMQLYKEKGVNPMSGCLPLLIQMPIIFALFSSLRLFFDPKLHPPYVDLTKAGFLWIENLGQPDPIILPLLTVVVTFAQQFFTSMTASGKIDPTQRTMLIIMPLFIGWIARTLPAGLTLYWVVFSLFSAVETLVIRRMSGVAKGAGSKA